In Candidatus Zixiibacteriota bacterium, the genomic window AGGTCTTTGTTGGGGGCCGGATAGCGCGGCGGCAACGGATTAGAACCGGATGATGCCGCTGACGATGAGCACGACGAAGATCAGGCCGGCGAGGAAGAGGCCGCCCCAGAGCAGCAGGCGCAGCAGGTCGCGGTCGAAGATACCGGAGTCCTCCGGCGCTTCGGCGGCGGCGGTGGATTGTTCGCTGTTGAGCAGCTCGATCACCTCGGCGAACGACTTACAGCGATCGGAGGGGGCGGTTTTGATCATGCTTTCGATCAGGCCGCGCTGGAATTCGCCGGTTTCGCGGTTGGAGTCGATCCACATGAATTTGCCGTGAGTGTCGAAGGTGGGGATGCGATTGGTGAGCAACTGGTAGAAAATGATGCCGGCGGAGTAGATGTCGGCCTGTTTGCTTCTGCGGCGCTCGGGCGCTTGGTACCAGTTGACGGCATTCTTCTCGACATTGGGCATCAGCGCGAAATCGGCAATGCGCAGGTTCTCGTCGCGGTCGAAGAGGAGATTGGCCGGTTTGAGGTTGCCATGGACGATATTGTTCTTGTGGGCGAAGTCCATGCCGTGAGCGATCTGCAGCATCAGCTTACGCGCCTCGCGCCACTCGAGGGGCTTGACCAGCCGGTCAGCAAGCGAGCCGCCCTGCGCGTAATCCATGACGATGACCAGTTTGGCGTCATCCGCGCCGGCGCCGTGGATGCGCAGGATGTTTTGGTGGCTGAGATTGGAAAGCAGTTTGGCCTCGCGCAGGCCGATATCGGGCTTGTTCTGTTTCTTGATGACGAAGAGAGCGCGCGTCAGGCGGTCCTCAACGAGATAGGATGAGCTGTAGAGTCCCTCCTTGAGCGTCTCCAGAAACGCGCAATTGCCGACGAAATTCTTGATCTTAGTCGTGGGGGGATCGGTGGCGACGTTGTCGGACTTGCGGTACATGACGGCCAGCAGCTCGTCTTTCATCTCGACCGCCTTCTGGTAGCGATCGCGGCGGTCCTGCTGGAGGGCCTTCTGGACGATGTGATCGCAACCTTGCGGCGCCTGCGGGTTTAGTTCGGAGGGAAGTTTAAATCGGCCTTCCGGTTTGCGGCCGGTCAGGATTTCGTAGAGCATGACGCCGACGGCGTAGATGTCGGTAGTCTGATCGACGGTGGCGGAGTTTTCGCGCTGTTCGGGCGACATGTAGGAGTAGGTGCCCATGATGATGCCGGATTCGGTGCGTTCGGAAGTATCGTGCCCGAGGAGTTGGGCGATGCCGAAGTCGGCGACGAGCGCATTGTCGTCTCTGTCGATCAAGATATTGGCGGGTTTGATGTCGCGGTGGATGACGCCGTTTTTGTGGGCGTAGTCGAGCCCTTTGAGCACCTGCACCACGATCTCCAGTTTCTTTTCGATCGGCCAGTTGGAGTGCTGGAGAATTTGCTTGAAGTCGGTGCCTTCGATGTACTCCATCGCGAAGAAGAGGCGGCCGTTGTCCTCGCCGCGGTCGATGACATGGACGATATTGGGGTGGTTCATGCGCGCCAGCGTGGTGGCTTCGCGTTCGAAGCGGCGCACGAGTTCGTCATCGGCAGAAATCTTGTTCTTGAGGACTTTGATCGCGATCAGGCGGTTGAGCGAGCGCTGGCGGGCGAGGAAGATTTCCGCCAGACCGCCTTCGCCGATCTTGCGGAGAATATCGTATTCGCCGATCCGTTGGGTCGGCGATTTTGCCGGGGCCGTTTGGGTCATAGTTACAGCATTCGGGCGACATTCAAGCCCTATTCAGTTTTCGGCGGAACCTGTTCAGTTCTTGAGCGGCACTTTCGCGTAACTATTTGACCAAGGTCATCTTACGGGTCAGGCTGCCGAACGGCGTGTTCAAGCGATAGAAGTAGACACCGGAAGGGAGGGATGTGCCATCGAAAGCGATCTCGTGATCACCGGCAGAGAGATTCCCGGCGGCACCTCGCCAAACGACACGGCCAGTGATGTCAAAGACTTCGAGCGAGAGCGCGGCCGGTGTGGGGATTGAGAACGGAATCGTAGTGGCGGGATTGAAGGGATTGGGATGATTCTGTTGCAATACGAACTTCCCCGGAAGGACGACCGACTCGTCGGCCGCATCGGTGGGGACATCAGCGATGTGAATGCCGCCCCAGAGAAAGTCGGGGAGGATCATGAGGCCTTCGTCATCCGAGGCCTCCAGTTGGTCGAACCAGACGATTTCGTTCAGTTGGTGGCGGGTGCGGAAGGTGTCGATCGGGACAAATCCGGGAGTTGCATCGGGCCGCACACGGTAGTGGATGCGGAATAATTCATCATCATTGGGCTGGATCAGCGCGAGGAAGTTGACGTCGGGCAAGATGTCGGTGAAACCGCGGCGGTTAGAGTTGGAGAGTTGCGAATTGCGAACGAACTGCGGGCCGGCGATGCTGTTGGCGAAAGAGACGGAGTCGATGAGAATATCCGGGTCGTCAAGGATGAGGGGAACGCGAATTCCGGCAAGCGGGACGTCGGAAGTGCAGAAGACACCGACCGAGCCGGCAGCGCCGATCGGAGTCTGGACAATGGCCACGGTGACTGTGACCTCGCTCGCCGAAGCCACCGGTGGAAGGAGTGCCAGCAGAGTCAGAGCCAGGGTCGCTGCAACTTGACGCATTGATTGTGACACGTTTTCATCCCATGGTTAGATGCGGTAAGTATCAGTCCAATATAAGGCCTACACTGGGGTTCGTCCAGCGTTCCCTGACAAATTGACGGCCGGATGGTCGTCAGCAAGTTATATTGTCACAAATGGTATCGAAGAAAGCCAGTCGCAAGCCTGTGGATCAAGATCAACCTGCTGCCGTGCTGGTCGCCCTGTCGGGGG contains:
- a CDS encoding protein kinase, translating into MTQTAPAKSPTQRIGEYDILRKIGEGGLAEIFLARQRSLNRLIAIKVLKNKISADDELVRRFEREATTLARMNHPNIVHVIDRGEDNGRLFFAMEYIEGTDFKQILQHSNWPIEKKLEIVVQVLKGLDYAHKNGVIHRDIKPANILIDRDDNALVADFGIAQLLGHDTSERTESGIIMGTYSYMSPEQRENSATVDQTTDIYAVGVMLYEILTGRKPEGRFKLPSELNPQAPQGCDHIVQKALQQDRRDRYQKAVEMKDELLAVMYRKSDNVATDPPTTKIKNFVGNCAFLETLKEGLYSSSYLVEDRLTRALFVIKKQNKPDIGLREAKLLSNLSHQNILRIHGAGADDAKLVIVMDYAQGGSLADRLVKPLEWREARKLMLQIAHGMDFAHKNNIVHGNLKPANLLFDRDENLRIADFALMPNVEKNAVNWYQAPERRRSKQADIYSAGIIFYQLLTNRIPTFDTHGKFMWIDSNRETGEFQRGLIESMIKTAPSDRCKSFAEVIELLNSEQSTAAAEAPEDSGIFDRDLLRLLLWGGLFLAGLIFVVLIVSGIIRF
- a CDS encoding T9SS type A sorting domain-containing protein — translated: MRQVAATLALTLLALLPPVASASEVTVTVAIVQTPIGAAGSVGVFCTSDVPLAGIRVPLILDDPDILIDSVSFANSIAGPQFVRNSQLSNSNRRGFTDILPDVNFLALIQPNDDELFRIHYRVRPDATPGFVPIDTFRTRHQLNEIVWFDQLEASDDEGLMILPDFLWGGIHIADVPTDAADESVVLPGKFVLQQNHPNPFNPATTIPFSIPTPAALSLEVFDITGRVVWRGAAGNLSAGDHEIAFDGTSLPSGVYFYRLNTPFGSLTRKMTLVK